One Carassius gibelio isolate Cgi1373 ecotype wild population from Czech Republic chromosome B18, carGib1.2-hapl.c, whole genome shotgun sequence DNA segment encodes these proteins:
- the LOC127977077 gene encoding uncharacterized protein LOC127977077, translating into MDTGIMGWSSMDKVLALIWQLLHFFQAFSLPCSRSPSSVHMQVAFQCFPSRTDHFYTLLLGNKVLSSTAVCEDMCECVMKFRAPQVSEELGFSLQSHNDTELLDAKTFHLAPLVASSVRMNVSSTTVVFNWPTLDDGDVLDVCLDEQCWVVSHFQPFHQVTGLQPGRHYNISVAKKTFIPHLQINVTQSLQLAIKTGQCPVGWLAVGWSCYKVNPSFMSWSGAKQACERSTPGSHLANIKTYAEFLSIISFLGSYNHLLLLWTALNDHETEGDFRWSDGSTYNLNIEMTSALAPNQTGCVAMQKNATGAGYFFTSFLCYLQLPYICQEECE; encoded by the exons ATGGACACTGGAATTATGGGATGGAGCTCCATGGACAAAGTTCTGGCATTGATTTGGCAGCTTCTGCACTTCTTTCAG GCTTTCAGTCTTCCATGTTCCAGAAGTCCATCCTCTGTGCATATGCAGGTGGCATTTCAATGTTTTCCATCTCGGACAGATCATTTTTATACACTTTTATTGGGAAACAAG GTGCTGAGCAGTACTGCAGTGTGTGAagacatgtgtgagtgtgtgatgaaGTTCAGAGCACCACAAGTTTCTGAGGAGCTGGGATTCAGTCTGCAATCACACAATGATACAGAACTGCTAGATGCCAAGACTTTCCACCTTG CTCCTCTCGTGGCATCCTCTGTACGCATGAATGTCTCATCCACGACTGTCGTATTCAACTGGCCTACATTAGATGATGGAGATGTCTTGGATGTGTGTTTGGATGAGCAGTGTTGGGTTGTGTCCCATTTTCAGCCATTCCACCAGGTGACGGGGTTACAGCCTGGGCGTCATTACAATATCAGTGTGGCAAAGAAAACATTCATCCCTCATCTCCAAATTAATGTTACACAAAGCCTACAGCTGGCCATAAAGACAG GTCAGTGTCCCGTTGGCTGGCTTGCTGTGGGATGGAGCTGTTATAAGGTGAACCCAAGTTTCATGTCATGGTCCGGAGCGAAGCAAGCATGTGAAAGATCAACCCCAGGGTCACATCTGGCCAACATAAAGACATATGCAGAGTTTTTATCCATCATATCTTTCTTAGGGTCCTATAACCATCTTCTGCTGTTGTGGACAGCTTTAAATGACCATGAG ACAGAAGGTGATTTCCGCTGGTCTGATGGCTCTACCTACAACTTAAATATTGAAATGACATCAGCACTTGCACCCAATCAAACGGGCTGTGTTGCGATGCAGAAGAATGCAACCGGAGCGGGATACTTCTTCACTTCTTTCCTGTGTTACCTGCAGCTCCCCTATATTTGTCAAGAAGAGTGTGAGTGA